The genomic DNA TCTGCTGAAATTTTCAAAGGACCGGCAGCGATGGCTGCAATGGCTTTTTGAAGCCAGAAAACGATACGAGACCTCGATTCTGAATTATATCGTCACGTCAAATCATGTCCACCTGCTGGTGTATGACACAGGTGAACCGGAAAGCATTCCCAGAATGCTGCAACTGGTGGCTGGCCGGACTGCTCAAGAATACAATCAACGTAAAATGCGAAAAGGTGCTTTTTGGGAAGACCGTTATCATGCCACGGCTGTTGAAACGGATGACCATTTAATCCGATGCATGGTATACATCGATATCAACATGGTGCGCGCCGGTGTTGTAACTCATCCATCTGAATGGAAGGAAAGCGGCTACAACGAAATTCAAAACCCCCGGAAGCGTTATGCGATCATAGATCAGAACAGACTCCTATCTTTGTTCGGTAAAGCAACTATAGATGATTTGAAGTCATCCCATTTTAAGTGGGTGGAACAAGGGCTGGAAGAAAATAAGAAGACGCGTCAATCGAAATGGACAGAAAGTATAGCGATCGGGAGCGATGAGTTTGTGGCGAAGACGAAGAAACAGGTTGGAACTGGGAAAATCGAATCTAAAGATGAAGATTTCTATTTGCGGGAGTCACAAGAGCCGTTTGGATTATCCGAAGCTTCCGATCTTCAAAATGAAGAACAAAATTCTTACGAATGGAGCGTTTTTGCTTAGATTCCCCCATTTTTTGGGGCTTTTGCAGATTAAGTACTTAAGTTAACATGATTTTGATTGGTCCAACCCGCGATCGATCTTCGCCCGGTTGGGTTGTCTTAGGGGCTTCGTTTTGGGGGTGAAAAGTGGTTTCTAAGGTCGATTTCGGGGTACTTTTTGAGCTTATTCAGCTAATTTTATTTGTTTTTGCTTGGTCCGACCCCAGATTGCCTCTTGGTCCGACCCCAGATTGCCTTAATGGGGCATTTAAGCTCTATTCGTGGGTGTTTTTGCAGATTAACTACCTAAGT from Desulfobacterales bacterium includes the following:
- a CDS encoding transposase; this encodes MTHRCHKKDFLLKFSKDRQRWLQWLFEARKRYETSILNYIVTSNHVHLLVYDTGEPESIPRMLQLVAGRTAQEYNQRKMRKGAFWEDRYHATAVETDDHLIRCMVYIDINMVRAGVVTHPSEWKESGYNEIQNPRKRYAIIDQNRLLSLFGKATIDDLKSSHFKWVEQGLEENKKTRQSKWTESIAIGSDEFVAKTKKQVGTGKIESKDEDFYLRESQEPFGLSEASDLQNEEQNSYEWSVFA